Within Winogradskyella helgolandensis, the genomic segment CCAGCGGTAAGAACTTCATAATTTGAAAGCTCTAATAATTCAGCTGTATTTTCTCTTAATACGGTATCGTCCTCTATTAATAATACTTTTTTCATACTTCTGCTTTGTTAGGGAGTTCTATAGTAAACGTTGAGCCTTTATGCTCAATACTTGTAAATGTAATACTACCATTTAATTTCTCTAAATGGTCTTTAACGATATTTAAACCAATACCAGTACCTTGCATTAGAAGGGCATTTTCTGCTCTAAAATAACGCCCGAATATGTTTTTCTGATCTTTCTTAGGAATACCAATACCATTATCCTTTATTTTAAAGATGGTAGTATCCATATTTTGAAAAATTTCAATATCTATAATGGTGTTTTCAGATGAATATTTAATAGCGTTATATATTAAATTAGACAAGGCCAATTCTACAATTTTCTCATCTTGATATAGTGATAAATCGTCAATATTTTCAGGATAGTTAATGTGTTGCCCATCTTTTAATACCATATTGGCATTATATATAACTTCATTTAAAACTTTGCTTATTTTAAAGTTTGAAAATTTATAATTAATCTTTCCTTTTTCCAATTTTTCTACAGACAGAAAATCATTTAAAATAACATTAAGGTATTGTACTTTGTCTGTAATTGTTGAAATATGCTTTTCGCGCTTATCTTGTTGCTCAGTTAGCTTATATTTTCCCAACAACATCGTAGATGTTAAAATACCGCTTAAAGGTGTTTTAAATTCGTGAGACACCATAGATAAAAACTTAGTTTTCAAATCATTAAGGTCTTTTTCTGCTGCTAAAGCGGTTTTTAATTCATCCGTTCTTACGGCAACAGTTTTTTCTAATCTTTCTGTATAATTTTTTTGTTCGGTAATATCTAAAATAATAGCTACATACACGTCTCTATCACCTAATTTAGAGCGCTGCAAATGAATATTGGCTGGATACGTGGTGCCATCTTTTCTTGTATGTATGGCTTCCAATTCTAATTTTTCAATGCTGCCATTATTAAGTGATTCTATTTCTTCCCTAAATTCAGCCTCCGTGTAATCAGCTTTTATATCTAAAGGTGTCATAGACTTAAGTTCTTCTAAACTATAGCCTATGTTTTTTAGAGCACCTTGATTAACATTAATGAAATTTAAGGTTTTAGCATCAAACACATAAATCTCGTTTAGAGATTCGAGAAATATTTTAGCTAAATGATTTTTTTCTTGTTCTAATTTTTTTCGTTCTGTGATATCAATTACTAATGTCATAATAAAATCATGACCATGAAAACTAAACGGATTTAAACTCGCTTCAATAGGGAAAATGCTACCATCTTTTTTTGCACCGTAGATATCACGACCGTGTCCCATGCTACGTTGTTTATGCTCTTTAACAAAACCTTTAAAATGCGCACCATGATTTGCATGGTAATTCTTTGGAATTAACACATTTAAGGGCTGATTAGAAAGCTCTCCCTCACCATAGCCAAACATAATTTCTCCAGCTTTATTAACCTCAACAATCTTTTGATGTTTATCAACTATAACAACACCTTCAGAAATAGAATCTAAAAGAATATTAAAAATATCTCGGTCTTGCTCAAACATAATGGTTGTTTTTATTAAAAGCGACTAAGATAATTATTCCTAATTAATTATTAATACTTGAATCGTTAAGTTTATCAAAGAACCTTCCCAACTGACTTATATCATATGAATAAAGAATCAAACGCTTTAATTTTAGTGTTTAAAATATTGAATTTTGAACTCAAAAAACGCTATAGAATTTTATAGAAGTCTTGGCAAACTCTTTTATGCTTTTGCAGCAACTGACAATTGTGTAAGACCAGAAGAATTTAAGGCTCTTGAAACTATTATTAATGAAGAATGGCTATCATTAAGTGACGAAGCAAAATACATTTTAGAAACCTTTAAACAACTACAAAGTAGCGAAGAAACCGACCTCAATATCTGTTTTGAGAGTTTTGTCGATTTCAAAAAAGCACATATTGAGTTATTTAATATAAATATGAATTCAAAAATTCTAAAAACAGCAACTGCCATCACTACAAGTTTTTCTGGGCAAAATAAGTCGGAATTAATTTTACTCGCTAAGCTTGATTTAGAATTAAAAAAAGAAATTTAAAAAGATTAAATATAGTTAGCCTGACTACGATAATGTTACAAAACTTCGATCAGAGTTAACTTTAACCTATTAATTATTAAAATATAGAAATCATGAAAAGAGCATTATTAGTATTACTCGCACTTTTTGTTCTTCCTTTTTTTGGAAATGGACAAACTATTGAAAATATCGACTTTGTCTCCCCTTTTCATAATGGTTTAGCTGCCATAAAAAAAGATGGACAATGGGCTTTTATAAATACAAAAGGCGCAATTGTTATTGACTATAGAACTGATTTAGTGGTAACCACAACAGACCATGTAAACTATCCCATATTTAATGATGACAGATGTATCATTGAACAAGATAAAAATGGCATTTCTTACTTTGGTTATATAGATACTTCTGGCTCCACCGTAATTGAACCTCAGTTTTTAAATGCGGCTAATTTTAGCAATGGAAAGGCACTCGCTTTAGAATTGATAAAAAACACGGTAGCTAAAAATGAAGCTTTAGGTAAAAATGTCGTCTATTATAAATATTATGAAGTAGTAATAGACCTGGAAGGTAAGGTTGAAAATTATTTAAATCCTAAAGGTGTAAATGTAGTTATAGATAAAGAATTCTTACGCGAACCACCAATCATCACCGCCAAACGGCTTTCAGATCATCTTTACGCTTTCAAAAACAAGAATAACAAATGGACTTTGATAAAGCTAAATTAAAGAATGATGAAACTATATCGTGTATTGTTCATTTTCTTAATCTTGCAATCTTGCGGACATAAAACAGATAAGGTTCTACCCGAAGAACGCACTTTAACTGAAGCCGTGTATTCTTCAGCAATTATACAGCCAGATAGTTTATACCAAGTCTATGCAATCGTCTCTGGTATATTGGATGCTAATTTAGTTGAAGAAGGCGACTTGGTGTCAAAAAATGATGCGCTATTGCAAATCATTAATAGTACACCAAAAATAAATAGTGAAAATGCAAAGTTGGCTTTAAATTTAGCTCAAGAAAATTATACTGGTAATGCTGCAATTCTAAGCAGTATAGAAGATGAAATAACAGCTGCCACCCTAACCTATAAAAATGATTCTATAAATTATTACAGACAAAAAAATCTATGGAATCAGCATATTGGGTCTAAAGTACAATACGATACCAAAAAACTAAATTATGAATTAGCTTCAAATCAATTAAAACTTTTACATAACAAATATAATAGAACAAAAAATGAACTTCATACAGCTGTAAAACAAGCTCAAAATAATTACCAATCGTCTTCCATTATGAATTTAGATTTCACTGTAGAAAGTAAGATTAATGGTAAAGTTTATGCTTTATATAAAGAACCTGGTGAAATTGTAACTACCATGGAACCTTTAGCGAGTATTGGTAGTGCTCAAAGTTTTATAATAGAGCTTTTAGTTGATGAAGTAGATATCGTTAAAATTATTGTAGACCAAGATGTGATTTTAAATTTAGATGCTTATGACGACGTGATTTTTAAAGGAAAAATCTCAAAAATATACCCTAAAAAAGATGAACGCAACCAAACGTTTAAGGTCGAAGCTAATTTTATAGAACAACCAAAAATATTATATCCAGGACTTTCTGGTGAAGCGAACATCATTATCGCTGAAAAAGAAAAGGTTTTAACACTGCCTAAAGCTTATATTATAGATGGTAACAAAGTTAAAACAGACGACGGTATTGTAACTATAGAAACAGGTTTAGAAAATATGAATTATATCGAAATTTTATCTGGATTAAGTAAAGACACCTATGTCTATAAGCAAAACTAATGGTCAACTGGAATATTATATTAAGCATTGCAAAAACCCATTTACTCACTAAAATAAAGCAAACTTCCATTGCTGCACTTGGTGTTACCTTTGGTATTGGCTCTTATATTACTTTAGTGTGTTTTATGACGGGATTAAATACCATGCTAGATGATTTAATATTAAACCAAACACCTCACATTCATATTTATAATGAAATAGAACCTTCCGAACAACAGCCTATTTCTTTGTATGATAAATTAAAAGACAATTTTACTATTGTACATTCTATTAAACCCAAATTGAGTCAGAAAAAAATTCATAACGGCTTACCGATTATAAATTATCTAGAAAAAAACACAGAGGTTAGAGGGGCAATTCCGCAGGTTAAAACTCAAATTTTCTATATGGCAGGCTCTATTGAGTTAGCAGGAAATTTAACAGGCATCAATCCAATAGATGAAGTGCAATTCTTTAACCTAGGAGATTATATTGTAGAAGGTTCTGCAGAAGCTTTACAAAATACAGACAACAGTATTTTATTAGGTATTGGAATTGCAAAAAAGATGGCTTTAAAAGTGGGTGACCGCATACAGATTAGTCCTATTAATGGTGGTATTTTTCCTCTAAAAATTGTAGGGCTTTATCAAAGTGGCATTGCTGAATTAGATGCTGTTCAAAGTTTTAGTAATTTAAAAACAGTACAACGAATTTTAGGTGAAGCCAATAATTATATCACAGATATTAACGTTAAACTTTACGATATAGAAAAAGCCTTTCCACTCGCTCAAAATATTGAAAAACAATTCAATTTAAAAGCAGTAGATATTAAAACAGCAAACGCACAATTTGAAACCGGAACTGATATTAGAAATCTTATTACATATGCCGTATCAATCACTTTACTTATCGTTGCTGGTTTTGGCATTTATAACATCTTAAACATGCTTATATATGAAAAAATGAATGATATCGCCATACTTAAAGCCATTGGGTTTTCGGGTAGAGATGTGCAACTAATATTTATGAGTCAAGCCATGATTATTGGTTTTATTGGAGGTGTTTTAGGCTTGTTAATTGGTTATGGCTTATCGAGTTTAATTGCAACAATTCCATTTAAAACGGAAGCGATACCAACGGTAGAAACCTATCCGATAGATATACAACCCGCATTTTTTATTATTGGTTTTTCATTTGCTATGCTTTCAACATTTCTTGCTGGATATTTACCTGCAAGAAAAGCTAAAAAAATTGATCCTGTAAACATCATAAGAGGCCTGTAATATGAACACAGTATTAGAAGCAAAACATATTAATAAATACTTCAAAAACCCAGTATTGTTTCATGTTTTAAAAGACATCAACTTTCAGGTGAAAAAAGGAGAATTTGCGTCCATCATGGGAAAATCGGGTTGTGGAAAATCGACATTACTCTATATACTTTCTACAATGGATACTGATTATGATGGTGAATTATATTTAGACAACAACCTTATAACCGGAAGCGACAATAAGCATCTATCCTACATGAGGAATAAGCACATTGGCTTTGTATTTCAGTTTCATTATTTACTAACTGAATTTACCATTTTAGAAAATGTAATGCTTCCTGCTAAAAAATTAGGTGAAAAATCATACCAAGAAATTGAGCATGACGCTATGGAAAAATTAAAAATGTTGAATATTGAACATTTAGCAACAAAACGTGCCTCACGTGTTTCTGGTGGAGAAAAACAGCGTGTTGCTATTGCTCGTGCTTTAATAAATAATCCTTCTATTATTATGGGAGATGAACCCACAGGAAATCTAGACAGCCATAATGCAGAAAATGTATTTAATATTTTTAAACAGTTAAGCGATGAAGAAGATTTATCCTTACTTATAGTCACACACGATGAAGATTTCGCAAAAAAAACAGATCGAATTATTCAAATGGAAGATGGTAAAATAATACTATAAGCCATCCTTACGCACTGATATTTATCATATTAAACACCTCGTATTATAGTTACCTTTAGTTGGTATTCTTAAATTATAATGTCATGAAATCATTACAAAGTATAGAAAATCAAATTATAAGGCTCACCACAAGTATAGAGGTTAATTACCCTGAATTATACAAAACTCTAGATGAGAGTCCTGTAACGATTCCCTCGTCATCACATCCAGATATGACCATAACTATTATGGAAGATTACCTCGAGACACTCAAACAAATGCTAAAGCAATATACCAAAACACATAATAAACAATAAGGGTATGGTGCCACTTTGAACATCAAAAAAATAATGATATGATGACAAATTAGCAACAGAATAAAAAGGGTTAATCACTTAATTATAACAATTTACAAATCCATTTTAAATGATAGACTTTGACCTAGTAAATAAGTGGATTAACACTAATCCCGTTTTAGTGAGTATTATCAAATTTATGATTGCTCTAGTGTTGATATTAATTGTTATTCAGTTATTAAGACGCTATTTAAAAAAGAAAATATCTAATACGGTTATACGCTATAAAGCTCAGAAAGGCATTGAGTTTATTGGCTACGTGATTTTAATTTTTTTAGCTATTGTCTATTTTTCAGGCTCTATTAAAGATTTCACTATTATTATTGGTTTATTTACCGCAGGATTAGCCTTTACGTTACAAGAGTTGATTCTTAGTATTGCAGGTTCTGTTTATATATTTTTAGTTAAAGTATATAAACCTGGTGATCGTATAGAAATTAACGGTATTAAAGGAGATGTGATTGATGTAGATAGTATTTATACCACAATGATGGAAATTGGCCAATGGGTAAGTAGCGATAATTATAGCGGACGTATCGTAAAATTAAGTAATGCGTTTGTCTTTAAAGGCCCTATTTATAATTACTCTCAAGATTTTCCATTTATATGGGACGAGTTTAATTTACCTATTCGTTACGGTTCTGATATTGATTTAGCAAAGTCAATAATCCTTAAAATAGCTTCTGAAACGCTTTCGGATTATACCGCCAAATCAAAGGAGCAATGGAACGAAGTCGTTAACAAATTTTATATAGAGGATGCAGAAGTAGATCCAACATTAGCAATTTCATTGACTGATAATTGGATACAATTCAATTTAAGATATATTGTAGACTTTAAAAAGCGACGACTCACCAAGCATACGCTGAATGAAAAAATCCTCTTAGAAATAGAAAAAACCAACGGTAAAATTATATTAGCATCTACTACTATTGAATTAATAAAAATTCCTGATTTAAAGACGAAGCGAGATGGCGAAGTGAAATGACAAAAGGCACTTTAAAATTATTGTTATTCTTAAAATTGATGACATAACTTGAAAAACAAACCACCATGAGATATCTATACTTATTAATTTTCCTCCTAATATTTTCAAATTGTAAAAATGAAAAGCATGAAGAAATCAACAGTAATCGTAACGATATTGAAGATCTTATGCCAGCTACTGTGGACACTTTAAGATTTAAAGATGTAGATATTGAAACATTAGACAAGTCCATATCAATTGAGCTAAAACAAAAGCAATTGATTGATAAAAAAGACGAAAGTGAAGAACTTCAGATATTAATTATCGACAAAAACTATCGTATTGAAAAGCCAGATTACGTCATCAATTTTAAGTACCCATTACTCAATGAGTCCTTTAGTCCAAACAATAGAAATTTTAACGATTTTATTAACGACTATTACATCAACATAAAAAAAACGGAACAAGAGATCTTAGAAAGCAAGTTGTTGTGTGATAGTATTGAAGCCATAGCATTTAGAGAAGAACGTTTTATAGATTATAAAATTTATAACGTTAATGATCAACTTATAAGCGTGTTGTTTTATAAAGAAAATTTTTATACGGGCGCAATGCACCCTAGTTTTTCTTTTGATGGCTTTAATTTTGATTTAAACAAAGGTGTCTTTATGACTTATAAAAACTTTTTTGTTCAAGACTCAGAAGCGGAATTAGTAAATATCCTCAACGAAAATATTAAGAAACAAATAGGGAAAGGAGACCTCTATTATGATTGCTGGGAAGTGTCTATAGATGATTTTATTACAAGCAAAAACAACTTTGTACTTAATGATACCTATGTCGAATTCTATTTTGATGATTGTATCATTTGCCCTTCTTACACAGGGACCTATTCTATAGAACTTCCATTAGTAGAGCTTTTATCAGTATTGAAGAAATTTGAAACCAATCCATTAGTGTTTTAATACGATTGAAATTAAATAAAAAGCAAATATTACGTCTTAGGCATCTTTCAATACAAAATAACGCTATTAACTATCAAGATAAACACGCTCAATTGCAGTGCTCCCTCTGTTTCCTTTCATAACGCTGTGTTCTTAAATGCCATTTTATGTTTGCTTCTATCCATTCTTCTTCCATTTTTAGGATAAGGAAATAGTTCAAAACAAAAAACCCATAACTTTCGTTATGGGTTTTTTTATGCGGAGAAAGAGGGATTCGAACCCCCGGAGGTGTGACCCTCAACAGTTTTCAAGACTGCCGCATTCGACCACTCTGCCATTTCTCCAAGTGTCTCATCAGGTATTCCCTGAATGCGGGTGCAAATATAAAATCCTTTTTGTTCTAGGCAAAGGATTTTGCATACTTTTTTTAAAAAAATTTAATTGGTTCATTTAACCATCAGTATTGCAAGATTTAAGAAAGCATTGTACTTTCGAAATTATTTTCGAATTAAGCAACTAACATCCCTAAATAATCATTTTATGAAACCTTTTATATTTCTATTTCTGTTCTTTTTTACATTACAAAGTAATGCACAAAACACAACTATTGCGGCAGGCGAAAAGCTTGTATTCAGTGCGTCTTATAATATGTCTGGGCTATTAACAGATATTGCTGAAGTAAAAATGGAAACGAGTGAAATAAAGACATCCAAAAACACATTGCTACGCTTAAAATGTACAGCTACATCTTACAAAAATTGGGATAATTTTTTTAAAATCAGAGATTTATACGAAAGCTATGTAAATCCAAAAACATTAACTCCATATTTATATAAGAGGGATATTGATGAAGGAGGTTATTATAAGTTTATGCAGTATAAGTATAGTCATTTATCAAAACTTGTAAAAAGTCTAAAACGAAAGAAAAATACAGATGGTACATATTGGGAAGAAAATAAAACGGTAAAAATTGGTGCCTCTACTAAAGATATAGTCAGTACTCTTTATGGCATAAGAAATTTAGATATCCATAAAGCAAACCCAGGCGATCAGCAAGAATTCACCATTTTATTTGATAATAAAGAAATAACCCTTAACATTAAATATATTGGTAAAGAAACCATACAAACCAAAATCGGTAACAAAGAATGTTATAAATTAGCTATTACTTTAAAAGGCAACAATTTATTAAAAGGCGATAATTCTAATCTTATTTGGCTAACTGCGGATGCCAATAAAGTACCTGTATATGCTAAGTTTAAAATTCCGGTTGGAAATGGTGAATTAAAGATTTTGTCTGCAACCGGTTTAAAAAATTAAAAGAAAATGAAAAAAGCAATCACCATATTAGGTTTTATTTGTGCAATAATTGCTGTTATAATCTCAGTAACACCTTTATATAATTTAGCTTTTGCACCAATCATAATTGCATTTCTAAGTGGTTTATTTCTAATTTATTTGTCAAAAAATGAGCCGTCAAAACCAAAAACTATTCAATATATATTTTTACTCGTTATTATTTCTTTGAGCTTAACAATATATAAAGGTGTTGTAAATACTGCAGAATTAGGCGATACAGAACAATTAGAACAAAGAGATGAAGAAAACCTTGAAGATTCAAAAGAAATTCTTGAAGATCTCGAAATTGATGAAGACTTTTAAAAATTTCTAAGAAAAATTTTCATCAAATTATCTTATTTTTGCTGAAATCAATTAGTTACATGAAAGTATTTTTTGCTTCTGTTCTGCTTTTTGTAGGTTCTTGTGCTACAATTAGACATAGTGAGAAAATTAACAATTTAAAAGACAGTATCACTTTTTCAGATGAAACTGTAGTTATTACTTATTTAAATACTATTACATCTGAAGAATTAAAAACGCATGTCGTGGAAGTTGCTTCAGATAAGTATAATGGTAGAATGACAGGAGAAGAAGGCCATAATTTAGTTTGCAATTATATTAGAGAGCAATATAAAAACGATAGCATTAGTGCACCAGAATCTCATCCCGACTATTATCAAAAAGTACCAAAAAAGGACTTACCAAATAATCTGAATGACTCACAAAATATTATAGCCTATATTGAAGGTTCTGAATTTCCAGACGAATATGTTTATATCACTGCACATTCAGATCACGAAGGCATTAAAAACGGTCAAATTTATAATGGTGCAGATGACAATGGTTCTGGTACTGCTGCCGTTTTAGAAATAGCAGAAGCTTTTAACCAAGCCACTAAAGATGGTCATCGTCCTAAACGAAGCATTGTTTTTCTTCATGTTACAGCGGAAGAAGTTGGTTTACACGGTTCTAAATTTTATACAGAAAATCCAATATTTCCTATCGAAAATGCAGTCGCAACCTTAAACATGGATATGATTGGGCGTGTTGATGATAGACATAAAGACAATGAAAACTATATTTATGTTATCGGATCAGACAGAATGAGTTCCGAACTCTATTATATCACAGAACAAGCGAATACAACGTTTACAGATCTTCATCTAGATTATAAATATAATGAGGAAAGAGACACAAATCAATATTATTACCGATCGGATCACTATAACTTTGCTTTAAAAGATGTTCCCGTTATATTCTTTTTTAATGGTGAGCATGAGGATTATACAAAACCAACAGATACTGCAGATAAAATTAATTATCCATTACTAGAAAAGCGCACAAAATTAATATTTGCTACAGCTTGGTATTTAGCCAATTCTAAAACACGACTTAAGAAAGGAATTATCTGATGTTAAAATTTGTTAAAAGAAACGAGACTAAACATATACCCTATTCTATTTTCGTAACTTTAAAGCTAATTTTATTTGAAGGTATCGTTGAAATTACCTTCCTTTCACACTAACTACCCAATGACTTTCTTTACATGAAAAAATCACTACTATTAGGTGTTGCATTCGCAATAGTAACAAGTTGTGGCACCTCTTCAAAAAGCAGTGCAAAAACAACTCAAAATAATATACCCGAACAAATAGATCCTTCTGTATATGCTTCTACCATAACTTCGGCTGAATTAAAAACTATGCTTTACAAGTACGCTTCAGATGAATTTGAAGGTAGAGATACAGGTGCAAAAGGACAAAAAATGGCTATAGAGTATTTAAAGCAGAAGTATA encodes:
- a CDS encoding sensor histidine kinase, yielding MFEQDRDIFNILLDSISEGVVIVDKHQKIVEVNKAGEIMFGYGEGELSNQPLNVLIPKNYHANHGAHFKGFVKEHKQRSMGHGRDIYGAKKDGSIFPIEASLNPFSFHGHDFIMTLVIDITERKKLEQEKNHLAKIFLESLNEIYVFDAKTLNFINVNQGALKNIGYSLEELKSMTPLDIKADYTEAEFREEIESLNNGSIEKLELEAIHTRKDGTTYPANIHLQRSKLGDRDVYVAIILDITEQKNYTERLEKTVAVRTDELKTALAAEKDLNDLKTKFLSMVSHEFKTPLSGILTSTMLLGKYKLTEQQDKREKHISTITDKVQYLNVILNDFLSVEKLEKGKINYKFSNFKISKVLNEVIYNANMVLKDGQHINYPENIDDLSLYQDEKIVELALSNLIYNAIKYSSENTIIDIEIFQNMDTTIFKIKDNGIGIPKKDQKNIFGRYFRAENALLMQGTGIGLNIVKDHLEKLNGSITFTSIEHKGSTFTIELPNKAEV
- a CDS encoding WG repeat-containing protein; the protein is MKRALLVLLALFVLPFFGNGQTIENIDFVSPFHNGLAAIKKDGQWAFINTKGAIVIDYRTDLVVTTTDHVNYPIFNDDRCIIEQDKNGISYFGYIDTSGSTVIEPQFLNAANFSNGKALALELIKNTVAKNEALGKNVVYYKYYEVVIDLEGKVENYLNPKGVNVVIDKEFLREPPIITAKRLSDHLYAFKNKNNKWTLIKLN
- a CDS encoding efflux RND transporter periplasmic adaptor subunit, which translates into the protein MMKLYRVLFIFLILQSCGHKTDKVLPEERTLTEAVYSSAIIQPDSLYQVYAIVSGILDANLVEEGDLVSKNDALLQIINSTPKINSENAKLALNLAQENYTGNAAILSSIEDEITAATLTYKNDSINYYRQKNLWNQHIGSKVQYDTKKLNYELASNQLKLLHNKYNRTKNELHTAVKQAQNNYQSSSIMNLDFTVESKINGKVYALYKEPGEIVTTMEPLASIGSAQSFIIELLVDEVDIVKIIVDQDVILNLDAYDDVIFKGKISKIYPKKDERNQTFKVEANFIEQPKILYPGLSGEANIIIAEKEKVLTLPKAYIIDGNKVKTDDGIVTIETGLENMNYIEILSGLSKDTYVYKQN
- a CDS encoding ABC transporter permease; translation: MVNWNIILSIAKTHLLTKIKQTSIAALGVTFGIGSYITLVCFMTGLNTMLDDLILNQTPHIHIYNEIEPSEQQPISLYDKLKDNFTIVHSIKPKLSQKKIHNGLPIINYLEKNTEVRGAIPQVKTQIFYMAGSIELAGNLTGINPIDEVQFFNLGDYIVEGSAEALQNTDNSILLGIGIAKKMALKVGDRIQISPINGGIFPLKIVGLYQSGIAELDAVQSFSNLKTVQRILGEANNYITDINVKLYDIEKAFPLAQNIEKQFNLKAVDIKTANAQFETGTDIRNLITYAVSITLLIVAGFGIYNILNMLIYEKMNDIAILKAIGFSGRDVQLIFMSQAMIIGFIGGVLGLLIGYGLSSLIATIPFKTEAIPTVETYPIDIQPAFFIIGFSFAMLSTFLAGYLPARKAKKIDPVNIIRGL
- a CDS encoding ABC transporter ATP-binding protein, whose product is MNTVLEAKHINKYFKNPVLFHVLKDINFQVKKGEFASIMGKSGCGKSTLLYILSTMDTDYDGELYLDNNLITGSDNKHLSYMRNKHIGFVFQFHYLLTEFTILENVMLPAKKLGEKSYQEIEHDAMEKLKMLNIEHLATKRASRVSGGEKQRVAIARALINNPSIIMGDEPTGNLDSHNAENVFNIFKQLSDEEDLSLLIVTHDEDFAKKTDRIIQMEDGKIIL
- a CDS encoding mechanosensitive ion channel family protein, whose product is MIDFDLVNKWINTNPVLVSIIKFMIALVLILIVIQLLRRYLKKKISNTVIRYKAQKGIEFIGYVILIFLAIVYFSGSIKDFTIIIGLFTAGLAFTLQELILSIAGSVYIFLVKVYKPGDRIEINGIKGDVIDVDSIYTTMMEIGQWVSSDNYSGRIVKLSNAFVFKGPIYNYSQDFPFIWDEFNLPIRYGSDIDLAKSIILKIASETLSDYTAKSKEQWNEVVNKFYIEDAEVDPTLAISLTDNWIQFNLRYIVDFKKRRLTKHTLNEKILLEIEKTNGKIILASTTIELIKIPDLKTKRDGEVK
- a CDS encoding RsiV family protein, whose translation is MRYLYLLIFLLIFSNCKNEKHEEINSNRNDIEDLMPATVDTLRFKDVDIETLDKSISIELKQKQLIDKKDESEELQILIIDKNYRIEKPDYVINFKYPLLNESFSPNNRNFNDFINDYYINIKKTEQEILESKLLCDSIEAIAFREERFIDYKIYNVNDQLISVLFYKENFYTGAMHPSFSFDGFNFDLNKGVFMTYKNFFVQDSEAELVNILNENIKKQIGKGDLYYDCWEVSIDDFITSKNNFVLNDTYVEFYFDDCIICPSYTGTYSIELPLVELLSVLKKFETNPLVF
- a CDS encoding DUF3108 domain-containing protein is translated as MKPFIFLFLFFFTLQSNAQNTTIAAGEKLVFSASYNMSGLLTDIAEVKMETSEIKTSKNTLLRLKCTATSYKNWDNFFKIRDLYESYVNPKTLTPYLYKRDIDEGGYYKFMQYKYSHLSKLVKSLKRKKNTDGTYWEENKTVKIGASTKDIVSTLYGIRNLDIHKANPGDQQEFTILFDNKEITLNIKYIGKETIQTKIGNKECYKLAITLKGNNLLKGDNSNLIWLTADANKVPVYAKFKIPVGNGELKILSATGLKN
- a CDS encoding FUSC family protein, whose product is MKKAITILGFICAIIAVIISVTPLYNLAFAPIIIAFLSGLFLIYLSKNEPSKPKTIQYIFLLVIISLSLTIYKGVVNTAELGDTEQLEQRDEENLEDSKEILEDLEIDEDF
- a CDS encoding M28 family metallopeptidase; this encodes MKVFFASVLLFVGSCATIRHSEKINNLKDSITFSDETVVITYLNTITSEELKTHVVEVASDKYNGRMTGEEGHNLVCNYIREQYKNDSISAPESHPDYYQKVPKKDLPNNLNDSQNIIAYIEGSEFPDEYVYITAHSDHEGIKNGQIYNGADDNGSGTAAVLEIAEAFNQATKDGHRPKRSIVFLHVTAEEVGLHGSKFYTENPIFPIENAVATLNMDMIGRVDDRHKDNENYIYVIGSDRMSSELYYITEQANTTFTDLHLDYKYNEERDTNQYYYRSDHYNFALKDVPVIFFFNGEHEDYTKPTDTADKINYPLLEKRTKLIFATAWYLANSKTRLKKGII